The Silene latifolia isolate original U9 population unplaced genomic scaffold, ASM4854445v1 scaffold_491, whole genome shotgun sequence nucleotide sequence TGATTAGCATAGGCAGAAATCAGTTCGATCTTAGCCATCTCTAGCTTATAGAATGCGTCCCATTTGCCAAGTCATTATCCTGTTTCAAACCCTCATCCGAAGAGATCAAACTCTATTATAGGATTTATTATAGGAGGAAGGCAGGCTAACAATTTTTGTTACACTGTTTTTAAGACTGCTTATATTGTTAAGTGGCCCATATACTTTTATGTGACTCATATTCACAAATAAGAAGTCACAGTTTACTAAAAGTGACGTGAAACAAAACTGACACATCCTGATCTTCTAACTTTTCTTCCTTAGCTTTTGCACCCTTGCCTATGCCAACATTCTTCTCCCTATGACTTGACATGTGATTCTGAATAACAGTCTTATCTTCAATAAAGTGTCGTGCTACTTACAACATAGTTATTATCAGAAGTGCATAATGTCTTCGTCGTTATTCACCCGGAAGTAAACATTCTGGGAACAAGCCATATATATAACTTTCAGCAACAAAGACTGGAGGAAATAGAAATTCATAGTTCACTAACTATTTAAGGAGCAACACTAACAATAACTCACTTCCATGTTCATCAGTCAGGTATGACAGCTCTGGCCAGAAAATGTTTTCATGAACTTCATCATTGATCAAGCCGAACAACATTAGGGTTGTCTCGCTGCTCACCTGACAGTACATGTTAAGCAATATCAGCTAAAAGATTAACGATGACAACTATTCAGCCAAgtaacacacaaaaaaaaaatggtgGTCTCAAGAACCTGACGAGCTCTATGTGGCTCCCCCAGTAAATAAGAAACCATTGGTCAAGAAATATGCACTGAACTCCATGTGGCTCCGGCACTACATTGAAGATAGCAATTATACCAGTAACCTAGGCTTGGCTTTAAATTTAAATGGTTTAAAAGTTGTGGTGTCACAGTCAAGGCGCGTTAAGTAGGATCAAATGTATGCACAATTAGAAACCTGCTCGAGCAGCCTTATTCGTACAATTGCCAATACAATTAACCAAAATCACCAACTACTTCAACAAAATATGCAGGACAGTATGACGCAATCTTCATAACCTAATGCACATGAAATAATCTATTGTTTTACAGAATAACATTAACACAGGCTATACACCTCAATGATGGTTCTACAAGTTTTAGCAGGTGAAAGTTGACCCTCTCCAGCACCAATTATAAAAAGAAGATTGTGCCTAACTTTGTGGAGGAATGGGTGGCAGGAGTTAggagcataaaaagaaagtaaatAATGCGATTAAAAAGTAAAGGAACGGGAAAAATAAGGGTGGAAATATTCAAGAAATGCACAAATCCACGACTGTACAGAGAAAGTAATTCAGTGTACTCATATAAAATTTGTAAAAAGATCAAAATCTAACATACTAACACGGTCCAGTTGCTCATCAACAAGCAAATACCAAAACAGATTCATCAAAATTAACTTGACAGAAAGCGTTACTGACATTCTAACTCTCAGTTGCCGCACCATTAGTAGAAGCATCCATTGGCTCCGCTGCAGCAGACTCATCCTCGGGCTTGTAACCTTTCTTGCTTGGAAGAAAAGGAAGTTAAACATGAAtaaccgcaaaaaaaaaaaagggatggGCAATCTCACACAAGACTCGGATTATTTTCAAAAAGGATGACCGATCAACTGACCTTTCTTCTTTTTGCCGACACATTTCTTCTTGATCTTAGTGGACAAAACCAATCATGCCTTGATTTCAGGATCCTCGATTGTTTTTGTTGATTGCAGTTCTTGCAAAGGGTGAGACGTCATACGATCCGACCTATTTGGCATGAGCAAAACAGTGAACTTTATATGAGCAACAAATTCACCTACAGAAAATCAACATGCTTGTTCCATGAAATTCTTAGACAAGAATTAAAATTAGAATTACTATCCCTAGGCTCCTAGGCAGCAAATATACATTCATTTCTGTATCGAATAAACACAGATAGTTTCTCATAGAAATGTTTCTAATTATAAATCATCAACACATGCACCCAAAATGACCATCCCAACTGAGCCAGCATTTACTCATCAACTTCCcatttttttccctttttctaACACAAAGTGGTAAATTAGATGTACGCGCTATATCCCCGCTACAATCTCCCAAAACTTTAGTAATGAAAACAGACACACATTACAAAGTAATCGAGATCAGATGAGAATGTACTTACCATTCTTCTCATGCAAGACAGGGTAAGGGTGCAATAGGTCGTGGGTAACACATTCCACAAGTCCAAGTCGTGCCCGCTTTTCTTCCAATGCCCTGTCAGATAGAGAAACCTACGGTCTCACAAAgtaaccaaaacaaaaaaaaaaacattaaagaGGTGAAGCGAAACAGCACATGCCCAGCAGTAAAAGGATTATGGGGAACTTTTGGGTTATCTCACTGAATATAAACCTTGACGCTTTTGTAGATATTTGTTTGTTTTCCATCCAACATTCTAGGCTGCACACACAAAAGAAAACTTCCCAGGTAAATATGAGACATTTTCAACCCAAAGTCCTCGATAAAAAAGGAACTTAGACCGTTACCTTTCCTTCTCCCGTACTTGCAAGTATGTCAATAGCATAGACTTCGTTCTCTTCAAATTCAGCCTCATCAACCCTCATTTCAGGACTTGCGACTGATGACAAAACCTTGTTACCATCAATAACAAATTGTTTTAACTGATGACCAAGGACACCCTCGACAATGTTGCAATCATATGGTGCAGAGAAGCCAAGAGTAGTAAGATATAGCTGAAGTTATAGAGTAAAACGATCAACTCAGAAGAAACAGTAGTTAAGGGCCTACGACACGACGCATATGCGCAAGGTGGTATTCATAACCATGTTGCTCATTTCAATTTGGTTTGGAAAAAGACGAGGGACATAAGATCTGACTGAAATGTCGCGAATGTTCCAAGTTCTACGTGCTAAATTATTAACCTTCACAGATACACATAACCCACATAACATGAAAATAATCACGACATTTTCATGTTAGCTTTAGGGACGACATCCcctccggaaaaaaaaaaaaccttctaCCATGTCACATATTTACAGGCAAACAACCTAACAAGGAGTATTTGACTGAAGGCTCCATTTACTCATAGCCCAATATACAAGCTGTACTTACCAAGTCAGTGGGTAAATTTTCACGGGAAATACAACAGCCACCCAATTCAGAAAAAGTGTAGCAAGTTAACCAAGGAATCTGAGGTTGTGACAATATTCGCGGTCTAGATAAACATAGGCAAATCATTTCCAGATACTTCCCAGGCAGGCTATTCACAATCCACTGAGTATTATAGATGAAGATATAGCTTGTGACAAAACATGAAAGCTACATGAGATAGGACATACTTAATCTGATCACCATACGGCAAATAAATGGCAATCAAACAGCTCAGTTGCAAACAGAAACTTCTGAAAACTATCTTTGTCAGAACCCAACCCAACCCTTAAGGATCGAAACTTTACTCCAACTCAAATAGTGAAAAAATCCACTCTCCACTGGATACGATCCATTGTTTATTTTTAAAACTGTGAATGTCGTAGGTCGTAAGTTGTAATCATCACATCAGTCCTAGATTTAAACTCAAGAAAAACGTAAACAAAAAGTATAAACCATGCAATAAAACCACAAAAGATAGAAGGGCAGAAAACAGTATCTTTGAAAAGTAATAAGATTATCTACGGCTTGTAAACGAAATTTGTTTGGATGAGAATTCTCACCAACTCGGGCGCATATTATGTCCCTTCTTTAACCTTCAGACTCATAATCTTAAATttgactctttttttttttcttcaggtCTTGCATTTCCTCATTGTTCTCCGGCTACTCCACAAACTTAAAGACCGCCACACATAATATCTTCAAGAATTGAATGATAGACAGCAGTCAGAACCCATGAAAAAAGCCTTCTTATTAAAGCAAAAATAGGTGCATGGTAATGTTACCCGTAGCAACAATATGCTCTCCAGGACCAAAGGGATACCACCAGGCAGACGCATGTAACAGATTTACATAATCGTATAAGCTTGAAGATACAAAAGAGGTAATTAAGACGACACTACCTCACGAGTGCCGGTGTTCATTGCTGGCGGCGTTCCTCGTCGTGATACCGATGATCTCCGACCTCCGTCCTTAAAAAACACTGCAAGAAAATACCAACTATAAAGGGCCATCACTTTCAAAAGCCACTCGCTACCACTGGTTGTCCTCCGATCATAGGCATgcaaatatatataatatataaaaaaaaggaaatatCAAATCGAAAAAAAGGAAATCAAGTCGGGAAATGATACATCCAAATTGCTTAGATTTGATGCCCTTTGCAAGAGCAAACCCAAATAATTGTTGTAGATTAAATGAGTAAGAGGGAAACAACAAACCTCGGGCCAGGATCATCTGTTAAGGGCGACTTTTCATAGCAGTAATAGGGTCTA carries:
- the LOC141639637 gene encoding ERBB-3 BINDING PROTEIN 1-like isoform X3 encodes the protein MRVDEAEFEENEVYAIDILASTGEGKPRMLDGKQTNIYKSVKVSLSDRALEEKRARLGLVECVTHDLLHPYPVLHEKNGRIV
- the LOC141639637 gene encoding ERBB-3 BINDING PROTEIN 1-like isoform X1, with the protein product MRVDEAEFEENEVYAIDILASTGEGKPRMLDGKQTNIYKSVKVSLSDRALEEKRARLGLVECVTHDLLHPYPVLHEKNGEFVAHIKFTVLLMPNRSDRMTSHPLQELQSTKTIEDPEIKA
- the LOC141639637 gene encoding ERBB-3 BINDING PROTEIN 1-like isoform X2, with the protein product MRLNLKRTKSMLLTYLQVREKESLECWMENKQISTKASRALEEKRARLGLVECVTHDLLHPYPVLHEKNGEFVAHIKFTVLLMPNRSDRMTSHPLQELQSTKTIEDPEIKA